The proteins below are encoded in one region of Danio rerio strain Tuebingen ecotype United States chromosome 12, GRCz12tu, whole genome shotgun sequence:
- the med9 gene encoding mediator of RNA polymerase II transcription subunit 9 gives MAAAVPVVEEAEDYSFLPIIHDVIKCMDKDSPDVHQELNKLKTKIQEAREQISSMPGIDMSPAVQESKLQTLREQVQTKNQLLQKYKSLCMFDIPKPS, from the exons ATGGCGGCTGCCGTACCGGTGGTGGAGGAGGCTGAAGATTATTCCTTTTTGCCAATTATTCACGACGTCATAAAATG CATGGATAAAGACAGTCCAGACGTCCATCAGGAGCTCAACAAGCTGAAGACGAAGATCCAGGAGGCCCGCGAGCAGATCTCCAGCATGCCAGGCATCGACATGAGTCCAGCGGTGCAGGAGAGCAAACTGCAAACGCTCCGAGAACAGGTCCAGACCAAGAACCAGCTCCTGCAGAAATACAAGAGCCTGTGCATGTTTGACATCCCTAAACCATCCTGA
- the rasd1 gene encoding dexamethasone-induced Ras-related protein 1 gives MIKKMSPSENEFDIPAKNCYRMVILGSTKVGKTAIVSRFLNGRFEEQYTPTIEDFHRKLYSIKGDVYQLDILDTSGNHPFPAMRRLSILTGDVFILVFSLDNRESFHEVQRLKQQIYETKSCLKNKTKENVDVPLVICGNKGDREFYREVQRDEIEQLIAGDEQCAYFEISAKRNTNVDQMFQRLFTLAKLPNEMSPDLHRKVSVQYCDILHKKSLKNKKVKDGDAYGIVAPFARRPSVHSDLMYIKEKAIGGGQTKDKERCIIS, from the exons ATGATCAAGAAAATGAGTCCGTCGGAAAACGAGTTTGACATCCCGGCGAAAAACTGCTACCGGATGGTGATCCTCGGGTCCACCAAAGTCGGGAAGACGGCGATCGTGTCGCGCTTTCTGAACGGCCGCTTTGAGGAGCAGTACACGCCGACCATTGAGGACTTTCATAGGAAACTCTACAGCATTAAAGGAGATGTGTATCAGCTGGATATTTTGGATACTTCAGGGAACCATCCATTCCCAGCTATGCGGAGACTGTCCATTCTGACCG GTGATGTGTTTATCCTGGTGTTCAGTTTGGACAACCGCGAGTCCTTCCACGAGGTGCAGCGTCTGAAGCAGCAGATCTACGAGACCAAATCCTGCCTTAAAAACAAGACCAAAGAGAACGTGGACGTGCCTCTGGTGATCTGCGGGAACAAGGGCGACCGCGAGTTTTACCGAGAAGTTCAGCGCGACGAGATCGAGCAGCTGATCGCCGGAGACGAGCAATGCGCGTACTTCGAGATCTCCGCTAAAAGGAACACGAACGTGGATCAGATGTTCCAGAGACTCTTTACGCTCGCCAAACTGCCCAATGAGATGAGCCCTGATCTCCATCGCAAGGTGTCCGTGCAGTACTGTGACATCCTGCATAAAAAGTCGCTGAAGAACAAGAAGGTGAAAGACGGCGACGCGTACGGCATTGTCGCGCCTTTCGCGCGCCGCCCGAGCGTGCACAGTGACTTAATGTACATCAAAGAAAAAGCGATAGGAGGTGGACAGACTAAGGATAAAGAAAGGTGTATTATCAGCTAG